In one Bradyrhizobium sp. 4 genomic region, the following are encoded:
- a CDS encoding ABC transporter substrate-binding protein, with protein sequence MSINSLDHSITRRLTASLLAAAITLSTAAASFAADAIVLRVGDQKGGNRSLLEISGYARDLPYKIEWSEFPAAAPILEALNAGALDVGYTGDLSFLSVYAAGAPIKAIGGTKSDAKTQAILVRQDSPIKSAADLKGKRLAGTRGGWGQFLIDATLEKADIKLEDATFAPLGPVDAKIALVAGSIDAWAVWEPYVSFATLKDKARVIADGEGLTPTITFIVASDSAIATKRAAVQDLVQRLNKARLWSLDHLGEYAKSTAELTKLPEDVLLSAYAAQRTSPIPIDENVVKEVQEASDRSTRYGILPKKLDVSKAVDRSFTAAAAGSN encoded by the coding sequence ATGAGCATCAACTCCCTCGATCATTCCATCACGCGCCGGCTTACGGCATCGCTGCTTGCCGCCGCCATCACCCTGTCGACGGCCGCCGCCTCGTTCGCGGCCGACGCAATCGTGCTGCGCGTCGGCGACCAGAAGGGCGGCAACCGTTCGCTGCTCGAGATCTCGGGCTACGCCAGGGATCTGCCCTACAAGATCGAGTGGTCGGAATTCCCCGCGGCAGCGCCGATCCTGGAGGCGCTCAACGCCGGCGCGCTCGACGTCGGCTACACCGGCGACCTTTCGTTCCTGTCGGTCTACGCGGCCGGTGCGCCGATCAAGGCGATCGGCGGCACCAAGTCGGATGCGAAGACGCAAGCCATTCTCGTACGTCAGGATTCGCCGATCAAATCGGCCGCCGACCTCAAGGGAAAACGCCTCGCCGGCACGCGCGGCGGCTGGGGCCAATTCCTGATCGACGCCACGCTGGAGAAGGCCGACATCAAGCTGGAGGACGCGACGTTCGCGCCGCTCGGCCCGGTCGACGCCAAGATCGCGCTGGTCGCGGGCTCGATCGACGCCTGGGCGGTGTGGGAGCCCTACGTCTCTTTCGCGACGCTCAAGGACAAAGCCCGCGTGATCGCCGATGGTGAGGGCCTGACGCCGACCATCACCTTCATCGTCGCCTCCGACAGCGCCATCGCCACCAAGCGTGCGGCGGTGCAGGACCTCGTGCAGCGGCTGAACAAGGCGCGGCTGTGGTCACTGGATCATCTCGGCGAATATGCCAAGAGCACGGCCGAGTTGACCAAGTTACCGGAGGACGTGCTGCTCTCGGCCTATGCCGCGCAGCGCACCAGCCCGATTCCGATCGATGAGAACGTCGTGAAGGAGGTGCAGGAAGCCTCCGACCGCTCGACGCGCTACGGCATCCTGCCGAAGAAGCTCGACGTGAGCAAAGCCGTCGACCGCAGCTTCACCGCTGCGGCCGCGGGATCGAACTAG